One window from the genome of Dyadobacter sp. CECT 9275 encodes:
- a CDS encoding NADH-quinone oxidoreductase subunit A, with protein MKNTYLPSDYLPIIVQFLLAVGFIGGTMIVTHLIGPSRKSKLKDDPFECGIESVGDARTPISVKYFLVAILFVLFDVEVIFMYPWAVNFKGLGMFGFIEMLVFMALLLSGFYYVIRKGVLNWEE; from the coding sequence ATGAAAAATACGTATCTTCCATCAGACTATCTTCCTATTATCGTTCAGTTTCTGCTGGCCGTGGGTTTTATAGGCGGTACCATGATCGTCACCCACCTGATAGGCCCAAGCCGCAAAAGCAAGTTAAAGGACGACCCCTTTGAATGTGGTATAGAATCCGTTGGAGATGCCCGGACACCTATTTCCGTTAAATATTTTCTGGTGGCGATACTGTTTGTCCTCTTCGACGTAGAGGTTATTTTTATGTATCCCTGGGCAGTTAACTTTAAAGGATTGGGAATGTTTGGTTTCATAGAAATGTTAGTTTTTATGGCGCTCCTTCTGTCCGGGTTTTACTATGTGATACGCAAGGGA